ttgatatcAAATCAACTCTCTCCAGTCTCCTTGATTGGATTTAGGCCCTGCTATGTTTATTGTAAACTTATTaggtttgtttttaataaattgaCGCATGGATTAGActctctgttgttgtttttgttgtcgTCGCGCTCTTCGGCTCTTTCCGGAGAGCTCCGGTCCGTGACGTCAGCGCGTCGCAGGCCGAAGTTCGAGCGATCGAGCTGAGGGGGAGGCAAAATGGCGGAGCTCGAAGATGTTACGCTGGATGGGAAACCGCTTCATTCGCTCCGTGTGGCGGATCTAAAAGCTGCCCTGGAGCAGCGAGGCCTCGCTAAAAGTGGTCAGAAAAATGCGCTTATTAAGCGCCTGAAAGGGGTAAGTTTGCGTCAGCGGGTGAGCTCTAAAAAACCGGGGCACCTTTGCTAATCAAGTTCACTCGGAGCCGAGTGGCAGGCCGAAGTGTTGGTTGGCTTCGGGAGCGGGAATGCTGATTTAGTCCATGTGCGCTGTTTAAATTGCGCACTGCGTGCCCACACCGCCTAGTAGTCCCTCAGTTACCAGTACGGCTCAGCGTATGTCGTTTTTGCGCCGTGCGTGTGTTTTGTGCAGGGGGGTCGGTTGCTCGGCCGTGTGATCCTGAGGTTTGTGAGTTGACTTCGTGCCCGCGCCCTGTGTGTTTGTAGTCCGCGGGGGCGCGCCCGGCTCTGATAGCTCAGACTGACGGCTGACATTTGGGCTGGGAAACAGCCGTCAACTGAGCAGAAAGTCAGTAGCTGAAGTTTGCGATTTGCTTCGGGACAAATTGGCTGGGAAATGTAGATAATTAATTTGGAAGAGAGAAGTTGGCTTAATAGTCTTAAGTCCAGCTTATACTCGTGTTAAGCCACGCAGGCTTATGAGAGTAGTTATCTAGTGCTATCTGTCAGACTCTTTTACACGTAGCTAACTCGGGTTAATTAGTTTAGCTAAAACTCATTTAACTCAACTACTAAgtgtttataaataaatgtgatattcctaactttaacacaacattttaacacattttaaaaatgatatgaACGTCGTAGGTTAAGTTTttgcgctagctagctagttagctagctagcactagcatCTAGCTAGCTATTAGCATTGTGCACGTAGCGCCCACTTGTCGTCTTTGCATCTGTTTTGGCATGTAAATCACTATTCAGCGTGGAAAGCAGACATTTGAGCCTGTAATGGCTGGTGGGTTTCTACAATACACGTGTGAATTGTGCACTTTACGCCGATCGTGACTGGAGGGGAGTTTTGGGGGAGTGAAGCTGAACTAACGCGCCTCCCATCTGGAGTAAAACAGCCCTTATAAACAGACCCCATTCAGCAGCGATCTCACTGGATCCACCCAGGACTGAAGACCCCAGGCAGTACCCCGGAGAACTGGTACTTTTTCTCCAAGAAGGGACGAATTCCCAGCGACCGCGCCGTCTGTTTACTCAGTCTGTAGGTACCTGCTGCTCCTGCCGTGGGGACAGAGGTGAAATCATGCTCGGTACTTTGAACAGGCTGGTAGGGACGGTTTTACTCCAGATCAGAGGTGGGTAGAGACGAGCTTAATGATAAACACaagtgctgtgctgtgtgtaGTAAAGTACCAGTGTTAAAGCAGCTGCTAAAACAACCtggagagaaggaaaaaagaaaaggggcAAAGGATACCAAGTTGAATAAATGTGGTGTTCACAATTTGTAGTAAGTCAGTGTGATCTTGGCCAGTGAGCCaataagggttttttttatttacaaaaaaagataAGGTacatgtaactttttttttacgaATTCAGGAAATATATATGATCACTTCTTAGTATATAAAAGGTGAGCAGTATGACTGTTATCATAGCATGGTGAATTTTGTTACGGTGATCCACAATATGCTTTCATGGATATCACTAGTGCCTGAAGAAATACTGACCATTACAAAGAGAAATAGTTAGTCCTGTTGAAATGGATGGACTGTAGCAAATTTTTAATGAAGTTATTGTAGCATGTGTGGGACAGTTTGGATAACAGTGTCAGAAATCTCCCTCTACTGGTGTGTTTTGTCTGTGTTAAAATATTGGGGTAAATATCaattggaaaaaaaagagcCCTGTTTATCCCTGTCACTGTACAATGAAAATATGCAAAGCgcagatgtgttttttttttttacaggagaaggcacaAACATCCTTAATTtaaaatggaagttaatgtaataTAAGTAATGTAGATCACTTGCAGTGTATTGTACAAAACTGAACTGGGTTTAAACCATggaaaaaacagacaaaactggagatacatggttttctttggacagcagtgatattatATCAAGAACTGAGGTTTCTGCAGTGGGATTTCTTAATACAGCCATTAACCGTCCACTTTGAATAAGTGTTGAATTAACACTATTAAGTGTTAAAACTAAATGCAAAAGTGACgtgtgtaaagaaaaaaaaaaaaacagtaacgGAGGGGGGGTGGGTAGAAATCCTAAAACTTTAGAAATAAAATCTTAATGTTCTGCTCCAGTAAACCAGTTTTTATGAATACCTTTATCATGTGTTTCCTATGATGAGTTTGCCATGCTAATACTGACATGCCAGACGGACTGTGTCTCTCTGGGCGTAAATGAGTTGAAAACTCAAGTTCTCACACTGGCAGTGTGATCTGAGGAAAACACAGTATGTGCTCATAGTTAAGAGCATATGAATGGTTTCACTGAATGTTTACATGTACAATCTTACCTTACAGTATAAGGTAATGTTCTTTCTGCTGAAATGtctctttctgtttatttccagGCTCTCATGTTGGAGAACCTACAGAGGACGTCCACTCCCCACACTGGGCTCCAGCCCAACTCACAGGTCAGTAGGTGCAGGGTAGGATTAAGAATGCTTTTAATGATAGGTTTGAATATTTTCTGAATCAACAGTGCAGAGTATGTGGTCAGTGCTGTGGCTGAAAAATCGATTGGGCTAGGTGTCAAATTTTTAATGGCACTCTACAAAACTAAATGTAGCATGAGTTGCTAGGAAACATCGGCACATAAATATTGGATTAAAGAGTTGTATGTACCAGGTACCAGAACAATCAAATTAAAAGCTGCATTTCTGGAGGGTGCACATTCACTTAATGGAAATAGAGATaaggaatacacacacacttatgtcTATTACTAGATATTACTAGATACAGTGCATACCGGTCTTTTCTTTACCTGTACAATAggaaatgctctaaaaacaATGTTCCAAGTCAATTTTGTAATGAATGGATATGATTTGGGACTTGGCTGCAAGCTGAAGTgtgcactttttattttttatttgcacTTCAGATAGGGGAGGAAATGAGCCAGAACAGCTTCATCAAACAGTATCTGGCCAAGCAACAAGAGCTCCTTCGGCAAAGAATGGAAAGAGAAGCACGAGAAGCAGCTGAGGCAGATGGTAAGAACCAGTGGAAAGCACTCACACGTATACAGTTGGGTGCATTAATTGTAGTACCAGAGTTAATTCTGTTTGACCACCGATATCCAGAACATACATTGTATTAGTTGTGTATTAGTGTAATTGTTTGGGCTTGGAATGTGTGCAGTGTGAATACCACAGTGGTACAAACACGCATCTGAGCACAGTGTGACTTGATTCTTCTGATTGTCACTCTCTGTTCATATTGTTGGTATGTGCTTCTAATGTGTTTCCTATGATGAACTTTGCCATGCTAATACTGATGCGCCAGACTGACTCTGTCTCTCTGGGCGTAAATGAGTTCAACTCTGCTTCTCACACTGGCAGTGTGATCTGAGGAAATACAGGACACATCATCACTGTATCAAAAACTTTTAGACCAAACTACAATGGTTACTTTATTTTTTCCTGTAAAAATACTTTTGTTATATATCTGTCAGATCTAGTTTACCATTAATGTTATAATTCTACTCTGTATGTATTTAACCCTGATTGTCTGACCCCTGCCTTTTGTGACATTTAGATACAGACAGCCCTGCAGGCCCTGATGAGGATGACAACACAGAGGCCAATGATGACCCTTCTTATCTGCCTGAAAAGGTTAGTGCACACGATTTTCTAAGTACACAcctgctgtaaaaaaaatgcacacaaaGTGGATGGAGCCAGACTATGTATTCAGTGCTTGTGTTGTGAGGCCACTGGCTCCAGTCTGCCTAATGGTTAACTAGAGCATGATGTAGCTGTCATAgtaaaaatggctgtaaacGGCTAGTGTTCATTTGGGCTGCATGTCAAAGCCTAAATAACACCCCCTCACCCCTTAATTTAATGGGCTTATTGGCTGTACATTTATTGCTCTGTTTTCTAGGCTGCATAATCAGGTTCTTGCTGTTTGATCAGTCCACATTAACAGTTGAGGTGTAACAAAGCACATTTGTAGCTCATTGATGAGGAAAGCTTTTGAAAGTGGGAAAACAGCAGGTGGTGTTCAGTCATGTGGGTTAGCTATTGTTTATAACTGTATAAGTGTCATACTAATACCATATACCAGTACCATAAATGAGAGTACTGTACTAATGGAAGGGGGTACTTGCAGTTTCTGAGAATCAGTGTTTGCTTGGAATGGATTAAATATTTAGTATGTGCTTCTGATGTGTTTCCTATGATGAGTTTGCCATGCTAATACTGATGCGCCAGATAGACTGTGTCTTTCTGGGCGTAAATGAGTTCAACTCTGCTTCTCACACTGATAGTGTGATCTGAGGAAATACTAGGCACACAGCATTTGCATGTctaaaacaaaatacataatACCATATCATATTAGCACTAAACAGCTGTAGAATCTATATTGTGTTTTGGGCAAGAGTCATCATCGCTCTTGTGTATGTGCAGTTTGAAGTATGGTAATATGGAAATCACCCTGAAACTCTTGTCTAAACACAGTTCCGGGTTGTCTTTTCTGCAGCGTCACGTTGTAGCATCTCGCCCCCCTCTCTCCCGAGCAGAAGAGGATGAGGGAGGGGATCGTGGGGGAGGGTTGCCACAGGATCCAGGTTTACCAGGGGCTCGTAGGCTGGATGTGGGCTCAGCAGCAGTAGCCCAAGAACCCCCTGCTGCTTCCAGTGGGAGGATCTGGCGGCCCTCCTTCTCTCAAGAGGACGTTGCTACTCCTTCCCCTCCACGAGCAGTTGCCTCCCTCTCGGTCCGTGTGGTTGGTCAGCCAGAGCGACAGGGTCTTGTGCCCCGCCCACAAGAAAGAGAAGGCACTGCCCCTGTTGAAGCAGGTCCCGCCCACTCGATGCCACAACTTAGTCAGTCTGCTCGGATGCAGGAGGAGAGCGACGAAGATGAGGATGACGATGACGACgacagtgatgaagatgatgagtggggtccttctTCTCAAAGGAGAAAGAATGTCCGTGCCCCTCCTGTGCATCATCTTCCTGCCACAAATGCACAGCGCTCCAGACGCAAGCTTCAGCCCCCTCAACATATCCCACCTCAACCACAGCCTGCACATCATTCTCCTCTGCAACTCCGCCAGCCCacacctcctccttctccaccCCCAGAACTCTCCTTTCCTTTGCCAGACACCCCCAAGCAAAGCCCCCCAGACCAGGATGAACCAGCAGCTCCAGAAGAAGGTGCTGCAGCTGGATTGGATGATGCTTCTTCTCCCCCGTCCCTCCAGAGGCAGGAGTCCACCTCCAGCTCCAGATCCAGCAGCCCAGAGCCGCCGTCACAACGCAGGCCTGGTCCGCTTAGCCTTCTTGTGCGCAAGATGGAGTCTGAAGGTGCTTTTGACAGGGGGCAGAAGAAGGAggatgaagaagaaggagaTGGAGCGATGAAGATCACTGAACAGAAGGCTGCAAAGACAGAGGCAGAGGCCGAGACTGGTGTTTCTGTATTCTCCAGGGCTGCTGCTGGTCGTGCAACGAGTGGTCCAGTGGCTTCTCCTGGCCAGCAGGATTTACCCCAGGAGGAGTTGCCCCAAGAGCCTGAGCCAGTACCCACTGTGATTCCTACCACTAAAGGCAGTGCTCAGGAGTCAAAGACAGTGAAGGAGgctgagaagaagaaggaggaagatAGACCTGCACAAcatgaaaaagagaaggaaagtgAAGAATTTAAGGATgagaaggaaaaagagaaggagccAGAGAAGGCGGAGGAGAGCACCCGTTTTTCATCAAAACGCCAACGCGAGGTGTCCCCCACTCAGGGCTCCACCCGCTTCAGCCATGCATCACCCACCACATCTCCACCTGCGGTTGCTAAGCGACCTCGGATGTTCTCTGAAGTTCCCCCACCTGAATGCCTCCTGTCCCCTTCCAAACCAGAACAGGTGTCGGTACTCGTATCCGGACCACAACATGCTGACGTAGATGTTGCCATGGAGACCGAGGAGTCTGCAGCGCCTGAGTTGACGCCCGAGAAGGAGAATGACCAAGAAACGAAGCCCCAGGCAGAAACGGACAAACCAGCATCTCCGCGAGCAGCTAAAGCAGCAGAAGACACTGGAAAGACTGCTTCTGTGCTTCCTCCATCCCCACCACCTGAAGAAGGAGAAGCAGAGCGAGCGAAGggaaaaaacaggagaaaagaaaaatcctCTGAGCAACGCTCATCTTCCTCCAGTCACTCTTCGTCCTCTGAGTCGGACTCAGaatcctcatcctcctccagtTCTTCAGGCTCCTCTTCACGGGACAAATCCAGCCCACCCAGTAAAAAGAAGGTAAGTGGTACACTTGTCCATAGACTGTCCGTTGGGCGGTCAcggtttcagtttcagttgtgTTGGGCATATTTTCCTGACGTGTGTTTCCCATGATGAATTTGCCATGCTAATACTGATATGCCAGACTGACTGTGTCTCTCTGGGCATAAGTGAGTTCAACTCAACTTCTCACACTGGCAGTGTGATCTGAGGAAAACACAAATGaggttttatttaatattaaaagtgAGACAAGAGAGGGAGGCAACGCTGCATCTCTTCAGTTTAAATTGTGTGAACCATAAGACTGCATTATCAGGGAGAACTGAGCTGTTTTCATATTACTTCTAATGTGGCTTTCATGTTTGTTTGCATCAGGACGAAGAGGAAAGAACGACAAAACCAGTTGATAAAGAAAAGGAGACAAAAAAACCTTCCAGGTTAGCAGCTGCAGCTTGCTGACaccacatacacgcacacacactttattcGAAAGAAAGtacctttattgtcattatacttatacagtacaacaaaacaaGTTTCGCATTTCCTGGCTTAGAAAGCCAGAGTCAGAgcgcagggtcagccatgctatggTGCCCCTGGTTCAGAAAAGGTTGGGTCCGTTTCTGGAAGACCCAGCAGTTTTAGCTTGGTCTGTTGAACCCTCAGCCTGTCGTCATTAACCCAGCTCTTACCACCGAGGCGCTGTACATAAGCAACACAAGGCAAAACTCTTCACGCTAGAGAGCATAAATGGTGAGTTGTGCTGTAAACTATAGCAGAGCTGGAAAAGATGGAAATTTTTGAAGTTTTGAAGGGGTTCAGTCTCTGCTAAGAACAGATACAACTCCGATATTATACACTGCAAAATCTAAGTTGATCCGTGCAGTTGACTAAGGTTACAATCTACTGACTCTGTTTCCACAGCGTGTTTGCCCCTTGGCTGCGCACGCAAAAAGTACAGTTTGTCAACAGGAAACCCGTCTTATTTGCTAGCTTTTATTTTTCTGACAAGGTTGGGACAACATTGCAGAGCAGATCAATAATGACTAACCTGGAAAGAGGGCTGATGCATGCTCTCTTGGTAGCCAATGACCATGTGCTTGTGGGATAGCTATCCACACAGTGTTCTAGGACAGATCAGTATTACCTGTTCTAACATACCCTCTTGTTCCCAAATACACCTGATTTCACTCTTCTGCTCAGTAACAAGATAAAAACTGAAATGTGCAAGACAGTGGCAATTACTCCATTCTGACATTTAGCCTGGGTACAAATAAAAGTATCAAGCATGCCAAACAACAAGAGCTCCATTGCCAGAAAATGGAGAGGCCACATGCTGCCTTTTCTTTCCTGGATGAAAATAGGCAGTGTGCTGCTACTAGATCCTGTTAACCCTACTGTTGTGTTCATTTTGTGTCAATGTTTAAAATTATGTGTAACAGATGATAAAACAACAGTAGCCACTAGAAAAGTGCTATTGTGCAACTTGGGCAGTTCTCACTTTCAGGCAGTGGtgattgctaggtagttgctgtggtgtttgcttaggtgttgctaagtggttggttTAGCTGAAAACTActattcttttaaaaataatcacCTCTTGAAGAACTTCCTCTGCTTAAAGCCTGGATTTACCTCCATCCACACCACAAATGGGctgtacacacatgcatgtgagTGTATGGGAGAGGAGTAGTGCCATCTGATGTGTGCTCATGTGACTGAACCCAGTATTTTACACTTATTATAGTGTCACTAATTCATTTCTAGTGACTGGGGAACACCAAGGATGTATAAAAGTAAACCTTAATGGAAAATTATCTAAATTTATTTGATGCGTTCGCATGCCCTGGTCAAAGTCAGGTGGTCAAAAGGTGAGAATATACAAAAAGCCCATTTGAAAAGGGGTTGTATTTTTATTCACAGCCCCTGAAGCACATGTTCACATCATTTCTCCCCTCATGGTGCTCATCATATCTGTTCATGTTTGTTATCCAACATGTATCTCAGCAACGATCAACTGATTATATTTGTAATTCTCAGACTAGTACATGAGTACCTCACCCATTTAAACTGGGGAGGGCAGGGGTACCTCTggaccagggttggaaaccaCAGCATTATATCCAAGCTTCAGGCTGCATAATTGCTAATAAAGATATTAATAAAAGTGTTTGGTTGGCCAGTACAACAAAACCTCCTGTGGAGGTCACAGAATTTGCTTCTACGGTGGTGTAGAGAGCCATGTTTATGCGCCTTCCCTTATTCTAGCATACATGGCTGAGAAAGTGTTGTGGACCCTGTGCTTTGTCAAAGTGTGTTCCCCTTACACTTACCTCACCCACCACATAAGGATCTTGAAGGTtgtgttgaatcaggtgtgttagagaaGCACTAAAAATATGGAACTGAACCAGAATGGGCTGTATAATAAAGCCCCAAACAGACCTGCCTCTATAAAAAGAGCTCAGCAGCAACCCACAGCTGAACCATTAGAAAAGATAACTTTTTTGGCTTCTGCTGTTAACCCATCTGTACAGtgaacacaaacatgcacactaGTGCAGTCAGTGGGCCAGGGTCTTGCTCAGTGGCCCAACACTGGAAGCTTCCTGTGCCCATGTGTCAaacacacaaccctgtcatcaataggcTATTGCTCTAACCGCTGCACCACTCAGTTGTCAAATTGCCAAATGTGAACTGGAAACCATAGCATGTTTTACTTTCATGCTCAGAGCAAATATTATATACACCCTTCAGTTCATACCATATTCATATACTGAAGCAGCAATTGCTCACTTGCTAACTGAGAAAGTTTAACCCATATGTGGTGATAAAGTGTAAATCCAATGGAAGTGAAGCATGGTCACAATGTACTCGTAGAGACTGTAATGGGCCTGGTACATACACACCCCTCATTGTTACATAATCGATTGCTCGTCCCTGGAGCTGTGCATCAGACTATCCAATCTGCACTGTTCGGTTCAGTCTCTAGAACACTGGtcaccaaccctgctcctggacaCTCTTCTTGCACTCTTTGGTCCCATCTAATTATTGCCTTTAGAAGTGCCTGATAATATCAGTGAAGTTAGAAGTATA
This portion of the Salminus brasiliensis chromosome 9, fSalBra1.hap2, whole genome shotgun sequence genome encodes:
- the acin1b gene encoding apoptotic chromatin condensation inducer 1b, translated to MAELEDVTLDGKPLHSLRVADLKAALEQRGLAKSGQKNALIKRLKGALMLENLQRTSTPHTGLQPNSQIGEEMSQNSFIKQYLAKQQELLRQRMEREAREAAEADDTDSPAGPDEDDNTEANDDPSYLPEKRHVVASRPPLSRAEEDEGGDRGGGLPQDPGLPGARRLDVGSAAVAQEPPAASSGRIWRPSFSQEDVATPSPPRAVASLSVRVVGQPERQGLVPRPQEREGTAPVEAGPAHSMPQLSQSARMQEESDEDEDDDDDDSDEDDEWGPSSQRRKNVRAPPVHHLPATNAQRSRRKLQPPQHIPPQPQPAHHSPLQLRQPTPPPSPPPELSFPLPDTPKQSPPDQDEPAAPEEGAAAGLDDASSPPSLQRQESTSSSRSSSPEPPSQRRPGPLSLLVRKMESEGAFDRGQKKEDEEEGDGAMKITEQKAAKTEAEAETGVSVFSRAAAGRATSGPVASPGQQDLPQEELPQEPEPVPTVIPTTKGSAQESKTVKEAEKKKEEDRPAQHEKEKESEEFKDEKEKEKEPEKAEESTRFSSKRQREVSPTQGSTRFSHASPTTSPPAVAKRPRMFSEVPPPECLLSPSKPEQVSVLVSGPQHADVDVAMETEESAAPELTPEKENDQETKPQAETDKPASPRAAKAAEDTGKTASVLPPSPPPEEGEAERAKGKNRRKEKSSEQRSSSSSHSSSSESDSESSSSSSSSGSSSRDKSSPPSKKKDEEERTTKPVDKEKETKKPSRDVKQAAVAEPTGPVAMELEERPESQSALAQPAPQGEPETAESRPDESTTTKAFAARKISLTSTKPEGASLTETESGGAASRKRRWGSSTAVTAKKPSISITTESLKSLIPDIKPLQEAVVELHPDEGRFSGDEDSSQQADREEDQGLKIRRTVTQIVPSEGQENGQKEKEEDEDEEEEQQQEPEGEKEKPHRNQRRESLSEVAMETQEGEPKKVTPNDSVVRRSISQQKVSVTIDDPVRTGRQLSPPRGKISNIIHVCNLVRPFTLGQLKELLNRTGTVVEEGFWIDKIKSHCYVTYSSKEEAVATRDALHGVKWPSSNPKVLRVDFCEQDELDFHKGLLPGDDPRVPAPGPRPAAPPPLMPPVREREREREREREGGAPPVRDQWAEREREMERRERTRSEREWDRDKVRDFGREDRDAGKRSRSRDRDRRRKERGKSKERKAEKKDKPEEPPAKLLDDLFRKTKAAPCIYWLPLTEEQAAQRNLERAERMKEREKRRKELQEEEDKKREEERKERARAREREGGNAGSGGGSSSRPADGERDKERERERERERGREKEAEKRRDSNRGRASDSKPVGGSRRSRSRSNPSRDRRR